The Nitrospira tepida genome includes a window with the following:
- the hemH gene encoding ferrochelatase, which translates to MPGPQQSIAILLMGLGGPDCLENVEPYLKEVRGGRPTPPELVEEIRERYRVTGGRSPVLDVTREVAGRLEDRLNQLGGSPYRVYVGLRHWHPFVKDTFAALLRDRPEQVIAVCMAPQYSSLSIGAYIHKVEEARASLGADCPVSYVKSWHRHPRLIAAIAENVESGLKNFPIERRGTVPILFTAHSLPERILEMKDPYPDEVQGTMNEVCALIRQPVVRLAYQSQGRTGEKWLGPSVEAVVEELCAAGHRDLLVAPIGFLCDHVEVLFDLDIELKHVAAAKGMRLERIPMLNASPALVDTLVSVVQDHQAVAAA; encoded by the coding sequence ATGCCGGGACCACAACAATCGATCGCGATCCTCCTCATGGGGCTGGGTGGGCCCGATTGCCTGGAGAACGTGGAGCCTTACCTCAAGGAAGTGCGAGGGGGCCGTCCGACGCCCCCGGAATTAGTCGAGGAGATCCGCGAACGGTATCGGGTAACGGGCGGACGTTCGCCGGTGCTCGATGTCACGCGTGAGGTGGCCGGGCGGCTTGAGGACCGGCTGAACCAGTTGGGCGGATCACCGTATCGCGTCTACGTCGGGCTTCGACATTGGCATCCCTTCGTCAAGGACACCTTTGCGGCATTGCTGCGCGATCGACCGGAGCAGGTCATTGCCGTCTGCATGGCGCCCCAATATTCCAGCCTCAGCATCGGCGCCTACATTCACAAGGTCGAAGAGGCCAGGGCATCCCTGGGCGCCGACTGTCCGGTCAGTTATGTGAAGAGCTGGCATCGGCATCCCCGGTTGATCGCCGCCATCGCCGAGAATGTGGAGTCCGGCCTGAAAAACTTTCCGATCGAGCGCCGCGGAACAGTACCGATCCTGTTCACCGCACATAGCTTGCCGGAGCGGATTCTGGAGATGAAGGACCCCTATCCCGACGAGGTGCAGGGTACGATGAACGAAGTCTGCGCCCTGATACGCCAGCCGGTCGTGCGATTGGCCTACCAAAGCCAGGGGCGGACGGGCGAGAAATGGCTGGGACCGTCGGTCGAGGCGGTTGTGGAGGAGTTGTGCGCCGCCGGCCATCGCGATCTGCTGGTGGCGCCGATCGGTTTCCTGTGCGACCACGTCGAAGTGCTGTTCGATCTCGACATCGAGTTGAAACACGTGGCCGCCGCGAAGGGAATGCGCCTGGAGCGGATTCCCATGTTGAATGCCTCCCCGGCCCTAGTCGATACGCTGGTCTCCGTCGTGCAGGATCACCAAGCGGTAGCGGCAGCCTGA
- the hemE gene encoding uroporphyrinogen decarboxylase, producing the protein MNDRFLKACRREAVDCTPVWFMRQAGRYMPEYQRIRAKHSILEVCKTPELAAEVTLQPIERFPLDAAIIFADILLPLEAMGLSLEFAEGEGPVIHNPVRDRNGVDRLRVTDGQALAYVADAVRVARRALNDRVPLIGFAGAPFTLASYAIEGGGSRNYILTKQFMYREPEAWHRLLDKLAREVTGYLRQQIREGAQAIQLFDSWVGCLSPGDYAEYVLPHVRVIFEGLKRESVPLIYFGTGTSTLLRLMRDAGGTVMGLDWRIPLDEGWERLGHDVAVQGNLDPVVLFAPLGEIERRVEDILHRAGGRPGHIFNLGHGILPGTPMDHVAAAIDMVHKLSQQ; encoded by the coding sequence ATGAATGATCGATTTTTGAAAGCCTGTCGCCGCGAAGCGGTCGATTGTACTCCCGTCTGGTTTATGCGCCAGGCGGGGCGATACATGCCCGAGTATCAAAGGATCCGGGCCAAACATTCTATTCTGGAGGTGTGCAAGACGCCGGAGTTGGCCGCCGAGGTCACGCTGCAGCCGATCGAGCGGTTTCCGCTGGACGCCGCCATTATCTTCGCCGACATCCTGCTGCCGTTGGAGGCGATGGGCCTGTCGCTCGAATTCGCCGAAGGAGAAGGACCGGTCATCCATAATCCCGTCCGCGACCGCAATGGGGTGGATCGGCTCCGCGTCACCGATGGACAGGCCCTGGCCTACGTGGCGGACGCCGTGCGGGTGGCGCGCCGGGCGCTCAATGACCGGGTCCCCTTAATCGGATTCGCCGGGGCACCCTTCACGCTGGCCAGTTACGCCATCGAGGGAGGTGGCTCCAGAAACTACATCCTGACCAAACAGTTCATGTACCGGGAGCCGGAGGCCTGGCACCGACTGTTGGACAAGTTGGCGCGGGAGGTCACCGGGTACCTGCGGCAACAGATCCGTGAAGGGGCCCAGGCCATTCAACTTTTCGACAGTTGGGTCGGCTGCCTCTCCCCGGGCGATTATGCCGAATACGTGCTCCCGCATGTCCGGGTGATCTTCGAAGGATTGAAGCGGGAGAGCGTGCCGCTCATCTATTTCGGAACCGGGACCAGCACCTTGCTCCGGCTGATGCGGGACGCGGGGGGGACGGTGATGGGGCTGGACTGGCGCATCCCGCTGGATGAAGGATGGGAGAGGCTTGGACACGACGTTGCGGTACAGGGGAACCTGGATCCGGTGGTGCTCTTTGCACCTCTGGGCGAAATCGAGCGTCGGGTGGAAGACATCCTTCACCGAGCGGGAGGCCGCCCCGGCCATATCTTCAACCTCGGCCATGGGATCCTGCCGGGCACGCCGATGGACCATGTCGCCGCCGCGATCGACATGGTGCATAAGCTGAGTCAGCAATAA
- the hemG gene encoding protoporphyrinogen oxidase produces MTLGPQTVAVVGGGIAGLAAAFELTKLASDRNLLLACRVLESAPTWGGKIVTHRAGGLLIEAGPDSFLSQKPWALDLCRELGLGDQLINTNDEHRKTFVYSRGRLRELPEGLVVIVPSKLGPFLRSGLLSWSGLARMGLEWAVPRRRIGADESLRGFFQRRFGREATDRLIEPLMAGIYAGDATQMSIQATFPRFPELEQQCGSLIRGLLAKRSSGPEPANGRPKPSLFVTLRHGLSGLVDALVKRLATAGVGLQTGVGVEALRVRSREAGRWVYDLMLSDGSRIAADAVILAVPAFASADLVRPLSPSSSALLEQILYASTATIALAYHSDDVRPAIQGFGFVVPRVEQRPLLAATWTSLKWADRAPAGQVLVRCYLGGIGREASLAGSDEDLVSRSREELAALAGIKAPPTYVEVNRWPRGMPQYTVGHLDRLTQIEAGLSRYPGLVLTGAAYRGVGIPDCIREGQASAGRIADYLAGKRN; encoded by the coding sequence GTGACACTCGGTCCTCAGACAGTGGCGGTTGTCGGTGGAGGGATTGCCGGTCTTGCCGCCGCCTTCGAACTCACCAAGCTGGCGTCGGACCGCAACCTGCTCCTTGCCTGTCGGGTGCTGGAATCCGCCCCGACCTGGGGCGGTAAGATCGTGACCCATCGGGCCGGAGGCCTGCTCATCGAGGCAGGACCCGATTCCTTTCTCTCTCAGAAGCCCTGGGCCTTGGATCTGTGCCGGGAACTCGGGCTCGGCGACCAACTGATCAACACCAACGACGAGCACCGCAAGACCTTCGTCTATTCGCGGGGGCGGCTTCGCGAATTGCCCGAGGGGTTGGTCGTGATCGTCCCGAGCAAGTTGGGGCCGTTTCTGCGGAGCGGCCTCTTGTCTTGGAGCGGGCTGGCCCGCATGGGACTGGAATGGGCCGTGCCAAGGCGGCGGATCGGCGCCGATGAATCGCTGAGGGGGTTTTTTCAGCGCCGGTTCGGACGGGAAGCGACGGATCGCCTGATCGAGCCGTTGATGGCCGGGATCTACGCCGGTGATGCGACGCAGATGAGCATCCAGGCGACGTTCCCGCGGTTTCCCGAACTGGAGCAGCAATGCGGCAGCCTGATCCGTGGCCTGCTGGCCAAACGATCGTCCGGACCGGAGCCGGCCAATGGACGTCCGAAGCCCTCGCTGTTTGTGACGCTCCGTCACGGGTTGAGCGGGCTTGTGGACGCCCTGGTGAAGCGGCTCGCCACAGCCGGAGTCGGCTTGCAGACGGGCGTCGGGGTCGAGGCGCTGCGGGTGCGGTCCCGCGAGGCGGGGCGATGGGTCTATGATCTCATGCTGTCCGACGGGAGCCGCATCGCGGCCGATGCCGTGATCCTGGCCGTCCCGGCCTTTGCGTCCGCCGACCTGGTCCGGCCCCTGAGCCCGTCATCCTCAGCCTTGCTGGAGCAAATTCTCTATGCCTCGACGGCGACGATTGCGTTGGCCTATCACTCGGATGATGTGCGGCCGGCCATTCAGGGATTCGGCTTTGTCGTGCCTCGCGTCGAGCAGCGGCCATTGCTGGCTGCGACGTGGACCTCGCTCAAGTGGGCGGACCGAGCGCCGGCGGGACAGGTGCTGGTCCGATGCTATCTTGGAGGAATCGGCAGGGAGGCCAGCCTGGCCGGGAGCGACGAGGATCTCGTCAGCCGTTCGCGGGAGGAGTTGGCCGCCCTGGCCGGAATCAAGGCGCCACCGACCTATGTCGAAGTGAACCGATGGCCTCGCGGAATGCCTCAATACACGGTGGGGCACCTGGACCGGCTGACGCAAATCGAGGCAGGCTTGAGCCGCTATCCCGGCCTCGTGCTGACAGGAGCGGCCTATCGCGGTGTCGGGATTCCCGATTGCATCCGCGAAGGACAGGCGAGCGCGGGGCGGATTGCAGATTATCTTGCCGGCAAGCGGAATTGA